The following coding sequences lie in one Panicum virgatum strain AP13 chromosome 6N, P.virgatum_v5, whole genome shotgun sequence genomic window:
- the LOC120678834 gene encoding probable GMP synthase [glutamine-hydrolyzing] isoform X1 — translation MLTTAHSRQHHHAFEKSPSSHVKNLDRKLQQAMNNATSKYMQRIYPLGIQRSSSNLTLSSLSLSQNSNDSSLSSSNSSWEPKVPLLYGGTFSPWGDVLVSLEMRREDDDKASDHDVEGGEDDFDCSEPGSLHRCSWITKNSDEAYVQFHDECWGVPVYSDNRLFELLSLSGMLIDHNWTEILKRRDMYREVFADFDPSTVAKMDEDAIAEISGNKELKLAEARVRCIVENAKCIQKASRSMDLNELNCSTHLDHKDEPLKNFFSFCKNDFSLNCLKKLLINEAMHERQMQIPWVQVAKEFGSFSGYMWGHVNHRPVVGKYRHHKYIPFRTPKSEAVSKDLVRRGFRLVGPVIVYSFMQAAGMAIDHLVDCFRFPECVRLAERSWGITNIAA, via the exons ATGCTCACCACAGCACACAGCCGGCAGCATCATCATGCCTTCGAGAAGAGCCCTAGCAGCCACGTGAAGAACCTCGACAGGAAGCTGCAGCAGGCCATGAACAATGCGACCAGCAAGTACATGCAGAGGATCTACCCTCTGGGCATCCAGAGGAGCAGCTCCAACCTCACATTGTCGTCGCTCTCCCTGTCGCAGAACTCCAACGACTCCTCGCTCAGCAGCTCCAACTCCAGCTGGGAGCCCAAGGTGCCGCTGCTGTATGGCGGCACCTTCAGCCCCTGGGGCGATGTGCTGGTGTCTCTGGAGATGAGGAGAGAGGACGACGACAAGGCCAGTGACCACGACGTTGAAGGGGGTGAGGACGACTTCGATTGCAGCGAGCCGGGGAGCTTGCATAGGTGCAGCTGGATCACCAAGAACAGTG ATGAGGCGTACGTTCAGTTCCACGACGAGTGCTGGGGCGTCCCCGTGTACAGCGACAA CCGCCTCTTCGAGCTTCTGTCGCTGTCCGGGATGCTCATAGACCACAACTGGACGGAGATACTCAAGAGGCGAGACATGTACAG GGAGGTGTTCGCCGACTTCGACCCCAGCACTGTGGCGAAGATGGACGAGGACGCCATCGCCGAGATCAGCGGCAACAAGGAGCTCAAGCTGGCCGAGGCCAGGGTCCGTTGCATCGTCGAGAACGCCAAGTGCATCCAGAAGGCGAGTCGATCCATGGACCTGAACGAACTGAATTGTTCGACTCACCTCGATCACAAAGATGAACCACtgaagaattttttttctttttgcaaaaatgATTTCTCCCTGAACTGTTTAAAAAAACTTCTAATAAACGAGGCCATGCATGAGAGACAAATGCAAATTCCATGGGTGCAGGTGGCCAAGGAATTCGGGTCGTTCAGCGGGTACATGTGGGGGCACGTGAACCACCGGCCGGTGGTGGGCAAGTACCGGCACCACAAGTACATCCCGTTCCGGACGCCCAAGTCGGAGGCGGTGAGCAAggacctcgtccgccggggcTTCCGCCTCGTCGGCCCCGTCATCGTCTACTCCTTCATGCAGGCCGCCGGCATGGCCATCGACCACCTCGTCGACTGCTTCCGCTTCCCGGAGTGCGTCCGCCTCGCCGAGCGGTCCTGGGGCATCACCAACATCGCCGCgtag
- the LOC120678834 gene encoding DNA-3-methyladenine glycosylase-like isoform X2 → MLTTAHSRQHHHAFEKSPSSHVKNLDRKLQQAMNNATSKYMQRIYPLGIQRSSSNLTLSSLSLSQNSNDSSLSSSNSSWEPKVPLLYGGTFSPWGDVLVSLEMRREDDDKASDHDVEGGEDDFDCSEPGSLHRCSWITKNSDEAYVQFHDECWGVPVYSDNRLFELLSLSGMLIDHNWTEILKRRDMYREVFADFDPSTVAKMDEDAIAEISGNKELKLAEARVRCIVENAKCIQKVAKEFGSFSGYMWGHVNHRPVVGKYRHHKYIPFRTPKSEAVSKDLVRRGFRLVGPVIVYSFMQAAGMAIDHLVDCFRFPECVRLAERSWGITNIAA, encoded by the exons ATGCTCACCACAGCACACAGCCGGCAGCATCATCATGCCTTCGAGAAGAGCCCTAGCAGCCACGTGAAGAACCTCGACAGGAAGCTGCAGCAGGCCATGAACAATGCGACCAGCAAGTACATGCAGAGGATCTACCCTCTGGGCATCCAGAGGAGCAGCTCCAACCTCACATTGTCGTCGCTCTCCCTGTCGCAGAACTCCAACGACTCCTCGCTCAGCAGCTCCAACTCCAGCTGGGAGCCCAAGGTGCCGCTGCTGTATGGCGGCACCTTCAGCCCCTGGGGCGATGTGCTGGTGTCTCTGGAGATGAGGAGAGAGGACGACGACAAGGCCAGTGACCACGACGTTGAAGGGGGTGAGGACGACTTCGATTGCAGCGAGCCGGGGAGCTTGCATAGGTGCAGCTGGATCACCAAGAACAGTG ATGAGGCGTACGTTCAGTTCCACGACGAGTGCTGGGGCGTCCCCGTGTACAGCGACAA CCGCCTCTTCGAGCTTCTGTCGCTGTCCGGGATGCTCATAGACCACAACTGGACGGAGATACTCAAGAGGCGAGACATGTACAG GGAGGTGTTCGCCGACTTCGACCCCAGCACTGTGGCGAAGATGGACGAGGACGCCATCGCCGAGATCAGCGGCAACAAGGAGCTCAAGCTGGCCGAGGCCAGGGTCCGTTGCATCGTCGAGAACGCCAAGTGCATCCAGAAG GTGGCCAAGGAATTCGGGTCGTTCAGCGGGTACATGTGGGGGCACGTGAACCACCGGCCGGTGGTGGGCAAGTACCGGCACCACAAGTACATCCCGTTCCGGACGCCCAAGTCGGAGGCGGTGAGCAAggacctcgtccgccggggcTTCCGCCTCGTCGGCCCCGTCATCGTCTACTCCTTCATGCAGGCCGCCGGCATGGCCATCGACCACCTCGTCGACTGCTTCCGCTTCCCGGAGTGCGTCCGCCTCGCCGAGCGGTCCTGGGGCATCACCAACATCGCCGCgtag
- the LOC120677386 gene encoding phosphatidylinositol 4-kinase gamma 6-like, translated as MPWNTDSPVKTQMAVAVLDHSLSNDYPSKNITEGRSLSWKRVFVQTDNGSVLGIELEPGENAHTVKKKMQIALNVSTEESSLTFGDQVLNNDLSYVLNDSPLLLTRNHMHRSCSTPCLSPKGEGQQRDRSKVIEILGCSSPSAAMKQLVKDIIRGITNGVDPVAVTGGMGGAYYFGDILGQRVAIVKPTDEEPFAPNNPKGFVGKTLGQPGLKRSVRVGETGFREVAAYLLDHKNFANVPLTMLVKVTHSVFNVNEDVNCKNKTTKNKSQAHSKIASLQQFIPHDYDASDHGTSSFPVSCIHRIGILDIRIFNTDRHGGNLLVRKLDSESGRFGARVELIPIDHGLCLPETLEDPYFEWIHWPQASIPLSEEELEYIRNLDPIKDAEMLRMELPMIHEASLRVLVLSTTFLKEAAAYGLCLSEIGDMMSRQFTGKEEEPSMLEVLCMEARNWVKERELLLPEADFEEDDDDDDCDADFTQFDLDSGDDAATYEASFFSKYGSIGVSCRNPLSKLTEGNEDIEEDESNEVSQDDVDACTSPVPKCSHSNSKLPVFLKGLCFSGNNKCRNSVPKSRVSARTDYYSGYHSEYQSAGWSANEMLPPSSSFVKLSDLNAIEWSAFLEKFQELLPSMFHERKQTAACSPWMTQRMGTSCQF; from the coding sequence ATGCCTTGGAACACTGACAGTCCTGTTAAGACACAGATGGCTGTTGCAGTTCTGGATCACAGTTTGAGCAATGATTACCCCTCGAAGAACATAACTGAGGGGAGGTCCCTTAGCTGGAAGCGTGTGTTTGTTCAAACTGACAATGGTTCTGTTCTGGGCATTGAACTAGAGCCAGGAGAAAATGCACACACCGTAAAAAAGAAGATGCAGATAGCCCTTAATGTATCCACTGAAGAGAGCTCACTGACATTTGGTGATCAAGTTTTGAACAATGATCTCAGCTACGTTCTTAATGACTCGCCATTGTTGCTCACCAGAAATCACATGCATAGAAGCTGCTCCACACCTTGCCTCTCTCCCAAAGGGGAAGGTCAGCAGCGTGATCGAAGTAAAGTTATTGAAATCCTTGGCTGCTCAAGCCCTTCTGCTGCAATGAAACAGTTGGTTAAGGATATCATCAGGGGAATTACCAATGGTGTTGATCCAGTAGCTGTTACTGGTGGGATGGGAGGTGCCTACTATTTTGGGGATATCTTGGGCCAACGTGTTGCAATTGTTAAACCTACTGACGAGGAACCTTTTGCTCCAAATAATCCTAAAGGTTTTGTGGGGAAGACTCTTGGGCAACCAGGCCTCAAAAGATCAGTACGGGTTGGTGAGACAGGGTTCCGAGAGGTTGCTGCATACCTCCTTGATCACAAGAATTTCGCAAACGTTCCTCTTACTATGTTAGTCAAAGTTACCCACAGTGTGTTTAATGTGAATGAAGATGTTAACTGCAAAAATAAGACCACTAAGAATAAATCACAGGCTCATAGCAAGATTGCCTCATTGCAGCAGTTCATTCCACATGACTATGACGCCAGTGACCATGGAACATCAAGCTTTCCTGTCTCTTGCATTCACAGGATTGGCATACTTGATATCAGAATCTTCAACACCGATAGACATGGTGGAAATCTTCTAGTCAGGAAGCTTGACAGTGAATCTGGTCGGTTTGGAGCACGGGTAGAACTCATTCCCATTGATCATGGTCTCTGTCTTCCAGAAACTCTGGAAGATCCTTACTTTGAGTGGATTCACTGGCCACAGGCATCTATTCCTCTCTCCGAGGAAGAACTTGAGTACATCAGAAATCTGGACCCTATAAAGGATGCTGAAATGCTTCGAATGGAGCTGCCCATGATTCATGAGGCAAGTCTTAGGGTGCTGGTCCTCTCGACAACATTTCTTAAGGAAGCTGCAGCTTATGGCCTCTGCTTGTCTGAGATAGGGGACATGATGAGCAGGCAGTTCACtgggaaagaagaggagcctaGTATGCTTGAAGTTCTGTGTATGGAAGCAAGGAACTGGGTTAAGGAAAGAGAATTACTTCTACCAGAAGCTGActttgaagaagatgacgatgatgatgattgTGATGCAGACTTCACCCAGTTCGATCTTGACTCAGGAGATGATGCAGCTACATATGAAGCATCATTTTTCAGCAAGTATGGGTCTATCGGGGTAAGTTGTAGGAACCCACTTTCAAAATTAACGGAGGGAAATGAGGACATCGAGGAGGATGAAAGTAACGAGGTGAGCCAGGATGATGTCGACGCTTGCACCAGTCCAGTTCCTAAATGTTCTCATTCCAACTCAAAATTGCCGGTCTTTTTGAAGGGGCTTTGCTTTAGTGGAAACAACAAGTGCCGCAACAGTGTTCCAAAGAGTAGGGTGAGTGCTAGAACGGACTATTATAGTGGCTATCATAGCGAGTACCAGTCTGCAGGTTGGAGCGCCAACGAGATGCTACCTCCCAGCTCAAGTTTTGTGAAGCTATCAGACTTGAATGCCATTGAATGGAGTGCATTCCTTGAAAAGTTTCAGGAGTTGCTCCCAAGCATGTTccatgagaggaagcaaactgcAGCCTGCAGCCCATGGATGACGCAGAGGATGGGCACCTCTTGCCAGTTTTGA
- the LOC120678210 gene encoding zinc finger protein ZAT2-like has translation MATPVQPAASPPPRPPPPPHRPHHDTTLTLALALPPPPFACALSPRPLQARRPRADGVASSSSSAFARVRSSPTGDPPPCTECGKEFTSWKALFGHMRCHPERQWRGITPPPHFRHQHRQAAGDQFTVQEREIAASLLMLAGARPGVGKGKKSTLVASSSAKKESCSTPTSSPTTTAAAPPPRCDGHKCSVCARGFATGQALGGHKRCHWERACDEGMEVAAPSSCSTLATSGAAPPSTTLDLNLPPPGTMPPLPRKIDEDGSVNPALDLKLGF, from the coding sequence ATGGCCACTCCGGTACAGCCCGCcgcgtctcctcctcctcgccctccgccgccgccgcatcgtcCTCACCACGACACGACGCTCACGCTGGCGCTCGCGCTGCCGCCTCCCCCGTTCGCCTGCGCGCTCTCCCCGAGGCCGCTGCAAGCGCGGAGGCCGCGGGCGGACggcgtcgcctcctcctcctcctccgcgttcGCCAGGGTGCGGTCCTCGCCAACGGGGGACCCGCCGCCGTGCACCGAGTGCGGCAAGGAGTTCACGTCGTGGAAGGCGCTGTTCGGCCACATGCGCTGCCACCCGGAGCGCCAGTGGCGCGGGATCACGCCACCGCCGCACTTCCGGCACCAGCACCGCCAGGCCGCGGGGGACCAGTTCACCGTGCAGGAGCGCGAGATCGCCGCCAGCCTGCTCATGCTCGCCGGCGCACGCCCCGGCGTCGGCAAGGGCAAGAAGAGCACCCTTGTTGCCTCGTCTAGCGCGAAGAAGGAGAGCTGCAGCACGCCGACTTCTTCGCCGacgacgaccgccgccgcgccgccgcccaggtgCGACGGCCACAAGTGCAGCGTCTGCGCTCGGGGGTTCGCGACCGGACAGGCTCTGGGCGGGCACAAGCGATGCCATTGGGAGAGGGCTTGTGACGAGGGGATGGAGGTTGCAGCACCTAGCAGCTGCAGCACGTTGGCAACGTCAGGAGCGGCGCCACCGTCCACCACGCTGGACCTcaacctgccgccgccggggacgatGCCGCCATTGCCACGGAAGATCGACGAGGACGGAAGCGTGAACCCGGCGCTGGATTTGAAGCTTGGGTTCTAG
- the LOC120678693 gene encoding transcription factor BIM1-like: MGLQGDKATHDFLTLYSAAKDSALPLLPESKPPPPPPAHQGFFLKTHDFLQPLERSSSQSPPPSRPAAEKPLRQHALPGGIGTFSIGRAAAADQPGAAVKQEQPPFAVWGQPDPRGTPRTTRALVFLSPLRLRLVAA; encoded by the exons ATGGGGCTGCAAG GGGATAAGGCGACGCACGACTTCCTCACGCTCTACAGCGCCGCCAAGGACTCCGCCCTGCCGCTGCTGCCGGAATCcaagccgcctccgccgccgcccgctcatcAAG GTTTCTTCCTCAAGACGCACGACTTCCTGCAGCCGCTGGAGCGGTCGTCGtcgcagtcgccgccgccgtcgcgaccCGCCGCGGAGAAGCCGCTCCGCCAGCACGCGCTTCCCGGCGGCATCGGCACCTTCAGcatcggccgcgccgccgcggcggaccagcccggcgccgccgtcaaGCAGGAGCAGCCGCCCTTCGCCGTCTGGGGCCAGCCGGACCCTCGAGGTACGCCACGCACCACGCGCGCTCTCGTTTTCCTTTCGCCGCTCCGGCTACGGTTGGTGGCGGCTTGA
- the LOC120678694 gene encoding DNA-3-methyladenine glycosylase-like: MHERQMQIPWVQVAKEFGSFSGYMWGHVNHRPVVGKYRHHKYIPFRTPKSEAVSKDLVRRGFRLVGPVIVYSFMQAAGMAIDHLVDCFRFPECVRLAERSWGITNIAA, encoded by the coding sequence ATGCATGAGAGACAAATGCAAATTCCATGGGTGCAGGTGGCCAAGGAATTCGGGTCGTTCAGCGGGTACATGTGGGGGCACGTGAACCACCGGCCGGTGGTGGGCAAGTACCGGCACCACAAGTACATCCCGTTCCGGACGCCCAAGTCGGAGGCGGTGAGCAAggacctcgtccgccggggcTTCCGCCTCGTCGGCCCCGTCATCGTCTACTCCTTCATGCAGGCCGCCGGCATGGCCATCGACCACCTCGTCGACTGCTTCCGCTTCCCGGAGTGCGTCCGCCTCGCCGAGCGGTCCTGGGGCATCACCAACATCGCCGCgtag